TGCCGGAGGACTTGCGGGTGCGTTTACGGATTCTTTTCTAGGAGCAACGGTGCAGCAGATGAACCGCTGCACCGTTTGCGGCCGCGAAGTGGAGGGTACACACCACTGCGGCAAGAAGGTTGAATACGCGCGTGGCTGGAAGTGGATGAGCAATGATGCAGTCAATGCTATCAGCTCTATTGTCGGAGGGGCTGTTGCCTTACTGCTTGGCACGATCATTTAAAGGAGGAACCGATGAGCAGCACGTTCAATCACAAACATTCTGCCATTCTGGATGCCGCATACGAGCTCTTCGGTTCAGGCGGATTTTACGAAACGAAGATGTCGGAAATCGCGGAGCAGGCAGGGATTGCTAAGGGCACAGTTTATTTATACTTCAAGAGTAAGGAAGAATTGTTCATGGCGGTTACGCGCCGAGATTGTGAAGGATTCCTCCAGGACTTGCAGGAAATGCTGAAAGTTAGTAATACTTTGGCGGGAAAGCTGTCGATCATCGCTAAGCATCATCTTTACTATTATTATGAACGTAAGCGGCACACGAAACTCTTTTTCCGCGCACCTAACAATAACCCAGAGCTTGTTGCGTATATGACGCTTTTTATGGAAGAATACATGCAGGCAGTGGTGAAGGTATTGCTGGAGGGTGGAGCGTCTGAGCCTGAGCTTATGTCGCAGTCCTACATAGGGATGTTGGATCGACTAAAGATGGATATTTTGTTCGATCCGTCTTTTACGGAGGAGGATGCGTATAAACGCGCTGATTTCGCTGCGGGTCTTTTTATTAAAGGGGCTTTAGATTACTTGAATTTAGGTCAGGATGATAGACCGGTGGAATAGCAGTTTTGAGCTGCATCCGGTTTTATGAAAATATTAGG
The window above is part of the Paenibacillus sp. FSL K6-0276 genome. Proteins encoded here:
- a CDS encoding helix-turn-helix domain-containing protein, which translates into the protein MSSTFNHKHSAILDAAYELFGSGGFYETKMSEIAEQAGIAKGTVYLYFKSKEELFMAVTRRDCEGFLQDLQEMLKVSNTLAGKLSIIAKHHLYYYYERKRHTKLFFRAPNNNPELVAYMTLFMEEYMQAVVKVLLEGGASEPELMSQSYIGMLDRLKMDILFDPSFTEEDAYKRADFAAGLFIKGALDYLNLGQDDRPVE